One Paenisporosarcina sp. FSL H8-0542 genomic region harbors:
- a CDS encoding L-threonylcarbamoyladenylate synthase yields the protein METKKLIVDNNVNKIEVYSQAVEKLMSGEVVAFPTETVYGLGAIATDEQAVAKIFEAKGRPSDNPLIVHVGKAYDIVKYVTSVPEKADACIKAFWPGPLTLILDAKPNTFAPNVTAGLSTVGLRMPDHPVALELLTMLNHPVAAPSANRSGKPSPTTALHVEKDLNGRIPLILDGGATGIGLESTVVDFTVDPPVILRPGGVTAHMLREVIGEVIEPETTKVDEASVPRAPGMKYAHYAPDAPVYLIQPDVNSVKKAIQTIHMNQQKVALLATDEFSQGGADWFFSLGDQQNLETSAQHLYAHLRSCDETTADMILVTVPEKTGVGAAIFNRLEKAADGNWWHS from the coding sequence ATGGAAACGAAAAAACTCATTGTGGATAACAATGTGAATAAAATCGAAGTTTATTCACAAGCTGTGGAAAAATTAATGTCTGGTGAAGTTGTCGCATTTCCGACTGAAACAGTTTACGGTTTGGGAGCCATTGCTACGGATGAACAAGCAGTCGCGAAAATCTTCGAGGCAAAAGGCAGACCTTCCGATAACCCATTGATTGTTCATGTTGGTAAAGCTTACGACATCGTAAAATACGTCACTTCTGTTCCAGAAAAAGCAGATGCGTGCATCAAAGCGTTTTGGCCGGGTCCATTAACACTGATTTTAGACGCAAAACCGAATACGTTTGCTCCGAATGTAACCGCTGGATTATCAACAGTAGGATTACGCATGCCTGATCATCCAGTTGCACTGGAATTACTGACCATGCTTAATCACCCCGTTGCCGCACCAAGTGCAAACCGCAGCGGTAAACCAAGCCCAACGACTGCTCTGCATGTGGAGAAAGATTTGAACGGACGAATTCCTCTCATCTTAGATGGCGGGGCTACCGGAATCGGACTTGAATCAACCGTTGTGGATTTTACTGTTGATCCACCCGTGATCCTGCGTCCAGGCGGAGTTACAGCGCACATGCTACGGGAAGTTATTGGCGAAGTAATTGAACCAGAAACAACCAAAGTGGATGAAGCATCCGTACCACGGGCACCTGGCATGAAATATGCACATTATGCACCTGATGCGCCAGTGTATTTAATTCAACCAGATGTGAACTCGGTAAAGAAAGCCATTCAGACAATACATATGAACCAACAAAAAGTTGCTTTACTCGCTACAGATGAATTCAGTCAAGGAGGGGCAGACTGGTTCTTTTCGCTCGGCGATCAACAAAATCTCGAAACTTCTGCACAACATTTATACGCACATTTACGTTCGTGCGATGAAACAACGGCTGATATGATACTCGTTACGGTACCTGAAAAAACAGGTGTTGGTGCAGCCATTTTCAATCGTCTAGAAAAAGCAGCCGATGGCAACTGGTGGCACTCCTAA
- the rpiB gene encoding ribose 5-phosphate isomerase B has protein sequence MNIAISSDHGGNTLRKEITSLLDELGHTYQDFGPQTSDSVDYPDYAGPVSEGVATGKFDRGILICGTGIGMSIAANKIKGIRCALVHDVFSAKATRGHNDSNILAMGERVIGGGLAREIVKTWLESEFEGGRHERRVAKLSELENK, from the coding sequence ATGAATATCGCGATATCTTCCGATCACGGGGGCAATACTTTGCGTAAAGAAATTACTTCTTTACTTGACGAGCTGGGACACACATATCAGGATTTCGGTCCACAAACGAGCGATTCAGTCGATTATCCGGACTATGCAGGACCTGTTTCAGAGGGGGTTGCTACTGGGAAATTTGACCGAGGCATCTTAATTTGCGGTACAGGTATTGGCATGTCAATTGCAGCCAATAAAATCAAAGGAATCCGATGTGCATTGGTTCACGATGTGTTCAGCGCAAAAGCGACACGTGGCCATAATGATTCCAATATATTAGCAATGGGCGAACGCGTAATTGGTGGCGGCCTGGCTCGTGAAATTGTGAAAACATGGTTGGAAAGCGAATTTGAAGGTGGACGTCACGAACGTCGCGTCGCAAAACTTTCAGAACTCGAAAACAAATAG
- the wecB gene encoding UDP-N-acetylglucosamine 2-epimerase (non-hydrolyzing): protein MTKKWKVMTIFGTRPEAIKMAPLVLELEKHTDEIESIVTVTAQHRQMLDQVLDTFGITPDFDLNIMKDRQTLIDVTTRGLEGLDVVMKESKPDIVLVHGDTTTTFIASLAAFYNQIAVGHVEAGLRTFNKYSPYPEEMNRQLTGVMADLHFSPTEVSADNLRRENKPEDRIVVTGNTAIDALKTTVREEYSHPVLEQIGSDRMILLTAHRRENLGEPMRNMFRAIKRLIEEHDDVQVVYPVHMNPAVREIASEILGNDPRIHLIEPLEVLDFHNFAARSFIILTDSGGVQEEAPSLGKPVLVLRDTTERPEGIAAGTLKLAGTDEETIYGLAKELLTNEEAYASMSHASNPYGDGEASRRIVEALKDYLNK, encoded by the coding sequence TTGACGAAAAAATGGAAAGTCATGACGATTTTTGGGACACGCCCAGAAGCAATTAAAATGGCACCACTCGTATTGGAATTAGAAAAACATACAGACGAAATCGAATCCATCGTGACCGTAACGGCGCAACATCGCCAAATGCTTGACCAAGTATTGGACACATTCGGCATTACACCTGACTTCGATTTGAACATTATGAAAGACCGCCAGACTTTAATCGACGTGACAACACGTGGACTTGAAGGATTGGATGTAGTCATGAAAGAATCGAAGCCCGACATCGTCTTGGTACATGGCGATACGACAACGACTTTCATTGCAAGCTTAGCGGCTTTCTATAACCAAATCGCAGTTGGTCACGTAGAAGCGGGACTTCGTACATTTAATAAATACTCACCATACCCTGAGGAAATGAACCGCCAATTAACTGGTGTTATGGCAGACCTGCATTTCTCACCAACGGAAGTATCTGCAGATAACCTTCGCCGTGAAAACAAACCGGAAGATCGCATTGTCGTAACAGGCAACACGGCGATTGACGCGTTGAAAACAACGGTTCGCGAAGAGTACTCTCATCCTGTACTGGAACAAATCGGCTCAGACCGAATGATTTTATTGACGGCACACCGTCGTGAAAACTTGGGTGAACCGATGCGCAACATGTTCCGTGCAATCAAACGTTTGATTGAAGAACATGACGACGTACAAGTTGTCTACCCAGTTCATATGAATCCTGCTGTACGTGAAATAGCTAGTGAAATCCTTGGAAATGATCCACGCATTCACTTGATCGAGCCTCTAGAAGTACTCGATTTCCATAACTTCGCAGCACGTTCTTTCATTATATTGACTGATTCAGGCGGAGTGCAGGAAGAAGCACCTTCTTTAGGGAAACCGGTTCTTGTATTGCGCGATACGACTGAACGTCCTGAAGGAATCGCGGCAGGAACATTGAAGCTAGCGGGTACGGACGAAGAAACAATTTATGGTTTAGCAAAAGAATTGCTAACGAACGAAGAAGCTTATGCATCGATGTCTCATGCGTCTAACCCGTATGGTGACGGTGAAGCATCAAGACGAATCGTTGAAGCGCTGAAAGACTATTTAAATAAGTAG
- a CDS encoding TIGR01440 family protein: protein MDAHTMWQPQLEQLLSEFATQVTFTPGQIIVIGCSTSEIVGKRIGSAGGLEVAESLFEPLQAFASKHEIHLAFQGCEHINRALTMERQTAHTYGLEPVNVIPVQKAGGSMSAYAYTHFNDPVVVEQVKAHGGIDIGQTLIGMHIKPVAVPIRTSVKQIGEAIVTLATTRPKLIGGERAVYKIK, encoded by the coding sequence ATGGATGCACACACAATGTGGCAGCCGCAACTCGAACAATTGCTCAGTGAGTTTGCGACACAAGTCACGTTCACACCAGGGCAAATCATTGTTATCGGTTGCTCGACCTCTGAGATTGTTGGAAAACGAATTGGCTCGGCAGGAGGGCTTGAAGTGGCGGAAAGCTTATTCGAACCGTTGCAAGCATTTGCAAGCAAGCATGAGATTCATTTAGCTTTTCAAGGATGCGAACATATTAACCGAGCGCTAACGATGGAAAGACAAACGGCACATACCTATGGTCTAGAACCGGTAAATGTCATTCCAGTTCAAAAAGCGGGAGGTTCCATGTCTGCCTACGCCTATACACATTTCAATGATCCGGTTGTGGTCGAGCAAGTAAAAGCCCATGGTGGCATCGATATTGGACAAACTTTGATCGGCATGCACATCAAGCCTGTAGCAGTGCCGATCCGAACATCTGTAAAACAAATTGGTGAAGCGATTGTCACACTCGCTACTACCCGTCCGAAACTCATCGGCGGAGAGCGAGCAGTATATAAAATCAAGTAG
- the glyA gene encoding serine hydroxymethyltransferase has translation MKKIAEQDKAIFEAMTAEKTRQQGNIELIASENFVSEAVMEAQGSVLTNKYAEGYPGKRYYGGCEHVDVVENIARDRLKEIFGAEHANVQPHSGSQANMAVYMTVLEQGDTVLGMNLSHGGHLTHGSSVNFSGIQYKFVEYGVDEMTETIDYSDVREKALQHKPKMIVAGASAYSRTLDFAKFREIADEVGAYLMVDMAHIAGLVAAGEHPNPVPHAHFVTSTTHKTLRGPRGGLILTTEEFAKKIDKTIFPGIQGGPLMHVIASKAVAFGEAQQPEFKTYIQQVVKNAKALSNCLIDEGIDVVSGGTDNHLLLVNLKSLNLTGKVAEKLLDEVGITVNKNTIPFDKESPFVTSGIRIGTPAVTSRGFKEPEMKEIASIMSKLLKNHEDEAVHKEAAERVAELTSKFPLYQV, from the coding sequence ATGAAGAAGATTGCTGAGCAAGACAAAGCTATTTTTGAAGCAATGACTGCTGAAAAAACACGTCAACAAGGGAATATCGAATTAATTGCATCTGAAAACTTTGTTTCAGAAGCAGTAATGGAAGCTCAAGGATCTGTATTAACGAATAAATATGCAGAAGGCTACCCAGGAAAACGTTATTATGGTGGCTGTGAACACGTAGACGTAGTGGAAAACATTGCGCGTGACCGTTTGAAAGAAATTTTTGGAGCGGAACATGCGAACGTGCAACCACATTCTGGCTCTCAAGCAAATATGGCGGTTTACATGACTGTACTTGAGCAAGGCGACACGGTTTTGGGAATGAATTTATCCCATGGCGGTCACTTGACGCATGGTTCTTCGGTCAACTTCAGCGGGATTCAATATAAATTCGTTGAATACGGTGTGGACGAAATGACTGAAACAATCGATTACTCGGATGTGCGCGAAAAAGCCTTGCAACATAAACCAAAAATGATTGTTGCTGGAGCAAGCGCGTATTCACGTACACTTGATTTTGCTAAATTCCGTGAAATTGCAGATGAAGTAGGAGCGTACTTAATGGTTGATATGGCTCACATTGCTGGCTTAGTAGCAGCTGGAGAGCATCCAAATCCAGTACCTCATGCTCACTTTGTAACGTCAACGACACACAAAACACTTCGTGGCCCACGTGGCGGATTGATTCTTACAACCGAAGAATTTGCGAAGAAAATTGATAAAACAATTTTCCCGGGGATTCAAGGTGGTCCATTGATGCATGTAATCGCTTCGAAAGCAGTAGCATTTGGAGAAGCACAACAACCTGAATTCAAAACGTATATTCAACAAGTGGTCAAAAATGCGAAAGCATTATCTAACTGCTTAATTGATGAAGGCATTGATGTTGTTTCAGGCGGCACGGACAATCACTTACTGCTCGTTAACTTAAAGTCTTTGAACTTAACTGGTAAAGTAGCAGAAAAGTTATTGGACGAGGTTGGCATTACAGTGAACAAAAATACGATTCCTTTCGATAAAGAAAGCCCATTCGTTACTTCAGGTATCCGAATTGGAACACCAGCTGTAACATCTCGTGGTTTCAAAGAACCAGAAATGAAAGAAATCGCGTCAATCATGTCGAAATTATTGAAAAACCACGAAGACGAAGCAGTTCATAAAGAAGCGGCTGAACGAGTAGCAGAACTTACTTCTAAGTTCCCTCTTTATCAGGTATAG
- a CDS encoding AtpZ/AtpI family protein, which produces MRQTRRPLQEMALYSAILSQLVGSILIGVFTGMWLDDKIDTTPLFLVLFLFIGLAVGVTAMILTIQKSES; this is translated from the coding sequence ATGCGTCAAACGAGACGTCCTTTACAAGAAATGGCCCTTTATTCGGCTATTCTCTCACAACTTGTTGGTTCTATTTTAATAGGAGTTTTCACTGGAATGTGGCTCGATGACAAAATAGACACCACCCCGTTATTTTTAGTGCTTTTTCTGTTCATTGGCCTTGCAGTCGGTGTAACAGCCATGATCTTGACCATTCAAAAGAGTGAATCATGA
- the prmC gene encoding peptide chain release factor N(5)-glutamine methyltransferase encodes MKPMCKYVYEALARASSFLIENGREEPVARMLLQHVLNKTHVQLLMDMREEISDSQFNQYWSLIEQHKDGKPVQYIIGSEEFYGRTFSVNEHVLIPRPETEELIVETTARIKHLFNNKTELNLADIGTGSGAIAITMKAVVPALQVTATDLSPQALKVAQANAAELDADITFKLGDLTAPIANEKWDIVLSNPPYIAHEEATTLSDTVLNYEPHSALFADEEGLQLYKRLAVELPAIMNRPALIGLEIGYAQGPAVQSFFQKSFPTAQVDIVKDINGKERMIFCEIRE; translated from the coding sequence ATGAAACCAATGTGTAAATATGTATACGAGGCTCTCGCGCGAGCCTCGTCTTTTTTAATAGAAAACGGTCGAGAAGAACCTGTCGCGCGTATGTTGCTACAACATGTTTTAAATAAAACACACGTCCAGTTACTCATGGATATGCGTGAAGAAATTTCAGACAGCCAATTCAATCAGTATTGGTCACTTATTGAACAGCACAAAGACGGAAAGCCTGTTCAATACATTATCGGGTCGGAAGAATTTTATGGTCGAACGTTCTCTGTCAATGAACATGTTCTTATTCCACGCCCTGAGACGGAAGAACTTATTGTGGAAACGACTGCCCGTATAAAGCATTTGTTCAACAATAAAACGGAGTTAAATCTTGCGGATATTGGGACAGGCAGTGGGGCAATCGCCATTACAATGAAGGCTGTAGTTCCTGCTTTACAAGTCACAGCAACCGATTTATCCCCACAGGCACTGAAAGTGGCGCAAGCAAACGCAGCTGAACTTGATGCAGACATCACATTCAAGCTTGGTGATTTAACCGCTCCTATTGCCAATGAAAAGTGGGATATCGTATTATCTAACCCTCCTTATATTGCACACGAAGAAGCTACGACTCTATCAGATACTGTATTAAACTATGAACCTCATAGTGCTCTTTTTGCTGATGAAGAAGGACTTCAGTTATATAAAAGGTTAGCTGTAGAACTCCCTGCAATCATGAATCGACCTGCACTGATTGGTCTGGAAATCGGCTATGCGCAAGGTCCCGCTGTCCAATCTTTCTTCCAAAAATCGTTCCCAACTGCTCAAGTTGATATAGTAAAAGATATAAACGGAAAAGAAAGAATGATTTTCTGTGAGATTCGTGAATAA
- a CDS encoding low molecular weight protein arginine phosphatase — MNIYFICTGNTCRSPMAEAIFQSHNKEGMHVRSAGIYAMDDGDISENAKQVIREAGIDFTHYSRQVSGEDVRWADLVLTMTSAHKQLIMQAFPFAADKIFTLKEYVRPYGSHDVSDPFGGDVYMYRQTFQELTQLTNELHSKLNEEQ; from the coding sequence GTGAACATCTATTTCATATGTACAGGAAATACTTGCCGCAGTCCGATGGCGGAAGCAATATTCCAATCTCATAATAAAGAAGGAATGCACGTACGTTCAGCAGGAATCTATGCAATGGACGATGGTGACATTTCGGAAAATGCCAAACAAGTCATTCGTGAAGCCGGCATTGATTTCACACACTATTCCCGTCAGGTAAGTGGAGAGGATGTACGCTGGGCAGACCTTGTATTGACCATGACCTCTGCACATAAGCAACTAATCATGCAAGCTTTTCCTTTTGCTGCAGACAAAATATTCACCTTGAAAGAATACGTACGCCCATACGGTTCCCACGACGTGTCCGATCCATTTGGCGGTGACGTGTACATGTACCGTCAAACTTTCCAGGAGCTCACTCAACTGACGAATGAATTACATTCAAAATTAAATGAAGAACAATGA
- the upp gene encoding uracil phosphoribosyltransferase — protein MGKVYVFDHPLIQHKLTYIRDKKTGTKEFRELVDEVATLMAFEITRDMPLDDVEVETPVTTAKAKVLSGKKLGIVPILRAGIGMVDGILTLIPAAKVGHIGLYRDPETLQPIEYYVKLPADVEERDFILVDPMLATGGSALVAINALKNRGAKSIKFMCLIAAPEGVEVLQQAHPDVDIYIAALDEKLDDHGYIVPGLGDAGDRLFGTK, from the coding sequence ATGGGAAAAGTATACGTATTTGATCATCCATTGATCCAACATAAATTAACATACATCCGTGACAAGAAGACGGGTACGAAAGAATTTCGCGAATTGGTAGATGAAGTAGCAACATTGATGGCTTTTGAAATTACACGCGATATGCCTCTTGATGATGTTGAAGTAGAAACGCCAGTAACAACAGCTAAAGCAAAAGTTTTATCTGGTAAAAAATTAGGCATCGTGCCAATTTTGCGTGCCGGTATCGGTATGGTAGACGGTATTTTAACATTAATCCCAGCGGCTAAAGTCGGACATATCGGCTTATACCGTGATCCAGAAACTTTACAGCCTATCGAATATTATGTGAAGCTCCCAGCGGACGTTGAAGAGCGTGATTTTATATTAGTTGATCCAATGCTTGCAACGGGTGGATCTGCACTTGTTGCAATCAATGCTTTGAAAAACCGCGGTGCAAAAAGCATTAAATTTATGTGCTTAATCGCTGCTCCAGAAGGTGTAGAGGTTCTTCAACAAGCACACCCTGATGTTGATATCTACATTGCTGCCCTTGACGAAAAATTGGACGACCATGGTTACATCGTGCCAGGACTTGGCGATGCTGGTGACCGTTTGTTCGGAACAAAATAA
- a CDS encoding amino acid permease — protein MKGKTQPKGLQRGLEERHITLMSLGAAIGVGLFLGSATAIKLAGPSILFGYAFAGMMMFFIMRALGEMAIHKPVAGSFSKYARDYLGPLAGYITGWNYWFLWVVTCMAEITAVGIYMEYWYPDTPRWIWALAALVAMASINFLAVKAYGELEFWFALIKIVTIIAMIFIGAGMIVFGIGNGGIATGISNLWEHGGFFPNGIEGLLLSLQMVMFAFLGIEMIGVTAGEVKNPEKSLAKAIDSVFWRILIFYVGALFVIMSIYPWEEIGSKGSPFVMAFEQIGIPGAAGIINFVILTAALSSCNSGIFSTGRMLFNLAEHGEAPKKFANLTRNGVPGKAVIATAIVLLVGVILNYIVPAKVFTWVTSIATFGAIWTWGIILVSQIQFRKKLKPAEKAKLKYKVPFFPITSYIALAFLVFVIVVMAYSPDTRIALVVGPLWLVFLTVYYYGKGFHKKNRAHHTK, from the coding sequence ATGAAGGGCAAGACGCAACCAAAAGGTCTTCAACGGGGGCTTGAAGAAAGGCATATAACACTGATGTCTTTAGGAGCAGCCATCGGAGTAGGACTGTTTCTTGGATCTGCAACTGCAATAAAGTTAGCAGGACCGAGTATTTTATTTGGATATGCATTCGCCGGGATGATGATGTTCTTTATTATGAGAGCACTTGGGGAAATGGCTATTCACAAACCAGTAGCGGGTTCGTTTAGTAAATACGCACGTGATTACTTAGGACCGTTGGCAGGATACATAACTGGATGGAATTATTGGTTCTTATGGGTCGTAACTTGTATGGCCGAAATCACGGCTGTTGGTATTTATATGGAATACTGGTATCCAGACACGCCGCGCTGGATTTGGGCTTTAGCAGCATTAGTTGCAATGGCTTCGATTAACTTTTTAGCAGTCAAAGCGTATGGTGAATTGGAGTTCTGGTTTGCTTTAATTAAAATCGTCACGATTATCGCGATGATCTTTATTGGGGCAGGCATGATTGTATTTGGTATTGGTAACGGGGGCATCGCAACCGGTATCAGTAATTTATGGGAACACGGGGGCTTCTTCCCGAACGGAATTGAAGGACTTTTATTATCTCTGCAAATGGTTATGTTTGCTTTCCTTGGTATTGAAATGATTGGTGTAACAGCTGGAGAAGTCAAAAATCCAGAGAAATCGCTTGCAAAAGCGATTGATTCGGTTTTCTGGCGCATTTTGATTTTCTATGTAGGGGCACTATTTGTCATCATGTCCATTTATCCATGGGAGGAAATCGGATCAAAAGGAAGCCCGTTTGTAATGGCATTTGAACAAATCGGTATTCCGGGCGCAGCTGGTATCATCAACTTCGTTATTTTGACAGCAGCACTATCTTCTTGTAACAGTGGGATTTTCAGTACTGGAAGAATGTTGTTTAACTTAGCAGAACACGGTGAAGCTCCAAAGAAATTTGCAAACCTGACAAGAAACGGTGTTCCAGGAAAAGCCGTTATTGCAACAGCAATAGTTTTACTGGTTGGGGTAATTTTGAATTATATAGTGCCGGCTAAAGTATTTACATGGGTAACGAGCATCGCAACTTTCGGTGCTATCTGGACGTGGGGGATTATTTTGGTTTCTCAAATCCAATTCCGTAAGAAACTAAAACCTGCGGAGAAAGCAAAACTGAAATACAAAGTTCCTTTCTTCCCGATCACATCTTATATTGCACTTGCTTTCCTAGTGTTTGTTATCGTTGTAATGGCATATTCCCCGGATACAAGAATCGCACTTGTTGTTGGGCCACTATGGCTAGTTTTCTTAACAGTTTATTATTATGGAAAAGGGTTCCACAAAAAGAACCGAGCCCATCACACGAAGTAA
- a CDS encoding stage II sporulation protein R — MIQDYEIFRNEEQQTKRSPWIELILSLLLIQTLLFLLPVISGAAEAVPADAIQIRIVANSNTSEDQQIKSLIQQEIQPLLEKAAASVQTTAQLEKELNELSTEITLKAQAFTKQAIHISLAKALIPPKTDGTYFYAQDFHQSLVVTIGSGKGDNWWCALFPKVCYQEEEEEVIEEEPVKFWTWEWIKSKFW, encoded by the coding sequence GTGATACAAGATTACGAGATTTTCAGAAACGAAGAACAGCAAACGAAGCGGTCTCCATGGATTGAACTCATCCTGTCGCTCTTACTCATTCAAACATTACTATTTTTATTGCCAGTTATTAGCGGTGCAGCCGAGGCAGTACCAGCAGACGCTATTCAAATAAGAATTGTTGCAAACAGCAACACAAGCGAAGATCAACAAATCAAATCGTTAATTCAGCAAGAAATTCAACCACTTCTTGAAAAAGCAGCTGCCAGCGTACAAACAACGGCACAACTTGAAAAAGAATTGAATGAGCTATCTACGGAAATCACGTTAAAAGCACAAGCTTTCACAAAACAGGCAATCCATATCAGCTTGGCAAAAGCATTGATTCCACCAAAAACAGATGGCACTTACTTTTATGCACAAGATTTTCACCAATCACTTGTTGTGACAATCGGAAGTGGCAAAGGTGACAACTGGTGGTGCGCATTATTTCCAAAGGTATGTTATCAAGAAGAAGAAGAAGAAGTGATAGAAGAAGAGCCTGTGAAGTTTTGGACATGGGAGTGGATAAAAAGCAAGTTTTGGTAA
- a CDS encoding manganese efflux pump — MSTEMLAGLLTALDVVALYSVLPKIRFPLILAIWTGILHMIFPLLGFLAGEWVTSFIVEGGRFISSILLFLTGVHLCLYQQKPKSTLIPPIFLAIVVSIDTFSVSLSFGMLQLQKWFFLFSAGFFALAFSYVALKSKLIKGPLLTRISGVCLMLMGLLTLLNK; from the coding sequence TTGTCTACAGAAATGCTTGCGGGGCTACTTACCGCACTGGATGTCGTCGCACTTTATAGTGTATTACCAAAAATCCGCTTCCCGCTCATCCTTGCCATCTGGACAGGAATTTTACATATGATTTTCCCGCTCCTCGGGTTTCTAGCAGGAGAGTGGGTTACCTCGTTCATCGTTGAAGGTGGACGTTTCATCTCCAGTATTCTTTTATTTCTTACAGGTGTTCATTTATGCTTATATCAACAAAAACCAAAATCCACACTCATTCCCCCCATTTTTCTTGCCATTGTTGTCAGCATTGATACCTTTTCAGTTAGCCTTTCTTTTGGTATGCTTCAATTACAAAAGTGGTTTTTCTTATTCAGTGCCGGCTTTTTCGCTTTAGCGTTTTCATATGTTGCGCTAAAAAGCAAACTGATCAAAGGACCATTGCTAACACGCATATCAGGAGTATGTCTCATGTTGATGGGATTGCTCACTTTGCTAAATAAATGA
- the prfA gene encoding peptide chain release factor 1, translating into MFDRLQSVEDRYDRLNELLSDPEIVNDMNKLRTLSKEQSDLQDTVNAYREYKQVKEQHADARAMLDDKLDADMREMVKEEMNDLAAQIEELEERLKLLLIPKDPNDEKNVIMEIRGAAGGDEAALFAGNLFRMYSRYADTQGWKIEIMDASPTGIGGYKEVIFMINGNGAYSKMKYENGAHRVQRVPETESGGRIHTSTATVACLPEVEEVDVEIHENDIRTDTYASSGAGGQSVNTTMSAVRLTHIPTGTVVTCQDEKSQIKNKAKAMTVLRARVADKFRQEAQAEYDAVRKSAVGSGDRSERIRTYNYPQNRVTDHRVGLTIQKLDQIMEGKLDEIVNVLIMTDQSERLERMNETNV; encoded by the coding sequence ATGTTTGATCGCTTACAATCGGTAGAAGACCGATATGACCGCTTAAATGAATTGCTCAGTGACCCTGAGATTGTTAATGATATGAATAAACTACGTACGCTTTCGAAAGAACAGTCGGACTTACAAGATACGGTCAATGCATACCGTGAATACAAACAAGTCAAAGAGCAGCATGCTGATGCGAGAGCCATGCTTGACGATAAGCTCGATGCAGATATGCGTGAAATGGTGAAAGAAGAAATGAACGATTTGGCGGCTCAAATTGAAGAGCTGGAAGAACGTTTGAAACTGTTATTGATTCCGAAAGACCCGAATGATGAAAAGAACGTAATCATGGAAATTCGTGGAGCTGCCGGTGGAGACGAAGCTGCTCTATTTGCAGGGAACTTATTCCGCATGTACAGCCGCTATGCAGACACGCAAGGCTGGAAAATTGAAATTATGGATGCTTCTCCTACTGGAATTGGTGGCTATAAAGAAGTGATCTTCATGATTAACGGTAACGGAGCGTACTCGAAAATGAAATATGAAAACGGTGCTCACCGTGTTCAACGTGTTCCTGAAACGGAGTCTGGTGGACGCATTCATACGTCGACAGCAACCGTTGCATGTCTTCCAGAAGTGGAAGAAGTAGATGTAGAAATTCATGAAAATGATATTCGTACAGATACGTATGCATCTTCAGGTGCCGGCGGTCAGTCCGTTAATACAACAATGTCAGCTGTTCGTCTAACACATATTCCGACTGGCACAGTAGTAACTTGCCAAGATGAAAAATCACAAATTAAAAACAAAGCTAAAGCCATGACGGTTCTTCGCGCACGTGTTGCAGATAAATTCCGTCAAGAAGCACAGGCTGAGTATGACGCTGTCCGTAAATCTGCAGTCGGTTCAGGAGACCGTTCAGAACGAATTCGCACATACAACTATCCACAAAATCGCGTGACCGACCACCGCGTTGGATTGACCATTCAAAAATTGGATCAAATCATGGAAGGTAAACTCGATGAAATCGTGAATGTTCTCATAATGACGGACCAATCCGAAAGACTTGAGCGCATGAATGAAACCAATGTGTAA